Proteins from a single region of Hermetia illucens chromosome 3, iHerIll2.2.curated.20191125, whole genome shotgun sequence:
- the LOC119652055 gene encoding malate dehydrogenase, mitochondrial-like, translating into MNSRSSTEFKASVVAWGPVRGGTAGLVGEIGKRFGLSPEVAVKTEGNGRGIFAETSGGYRARSLKGYVGAEQVANCIIGAHGVVIPAGGQCKPRRTRDGLFNTNAGIVCDLTSALRTIVQRRVIITNSVNSCVPIAAEVQKSIGKYYPRPLFDISTLDIVLARKFISDSCKVDVVTVEIPVISGHSDVRIIPVISQCKPKVSFWQPDHEKITVRIQEAGTEGVKAKAGARRGLKRF; encoded by the coding sequence atgaactctcggagttcaacagagttcaaggcgagcgtagTGGCATGGGGACCGGTGCGTGGAGGAACAGCTGGACTGGTCGGTGAGATAGGGAAAAGGTTTGGATTGTCACCGGAGGTAGCCGTAAAGACGGAAGGTAACGGTCGAGGAATTTTCGCTGAAACATCTGGTGGGTATCGAGCCAGAAGTTTGAAGGGATACGTTGGAGCAGAGCAAGTTGCTAATTGTATTATAGGGGCCCATGGAGTTGTTATCCCAGCGGGCGGGCAATGTAAACCTAGAAGGACTCGAGATGGTTtgttcaacaccaatgctggtatCGTTTGCGATTTGACTTCTGCATTACGGACAATTGTTCAAAGGCGTGTGATTATTACAAATTCTGTGAACTCGTGTGTACCAATTGCTGCAGAAGTCCAGAAATCCATAGGAAAATACTATCCACGTCCTCTCTTCGATATTTCaactttggatattgtccttgctcgaaaattcatttctgaTTCATGTAAAGTTGATGTGGTTACCGTTGAAATTCCGGTGATCAGTGGACATTCTGATGTTAGAATTATTCCTGTGATATCacaatgcaaaccaaaagtCTCGTTTTGGCAGCCCGATCATGAGAAAATCACAGTGCGCATTCAAGAAGCTGGCACAGAAGGTGTGAAGGCTAAGGCTGGAGCGAGAAGAGGGCTAAAGCGATTTTGA